DNA sequence from the SAR324 cluster bacterium genome:
GTAGGCCAAAAAGCCATGTTGATCGAATTTTCTTTCTGTAAAGCCAGCACCTGTCCACGCACTTGAATTCGCCGGCCAAAGACCCCAATCGGATTATGGCTTATGTGGCCTCCAACATCGATTGAGTTACAGAGAACCGTATCTCCACCTCGTAACAATGCCAGTGCAACAGCTGTGTTGGCCTGGTTACCGCTGATTGGCCGAACATCTGCCTGCTGGCATCCTGCTAGTTCAACCATTTCCCTGGTTGCCAGAGCCTCTACCTCATCAATGAAACGAGTTCCCTCATAATATCGCTGATCGGCTTCTGGGGTGTTGGGGTGTCCTTCTGCGTAGCGACACATGAAGTCATTGCCTTCGATTTGTTGAACGGCAGGGGATTGAACATTCTCACTAGCAATGAGATTGATACATTCCTGACGACGCCAGCACTGCTGGTTTTGCACAATATCGAGGATGTCTTGTGTTACGACACTCATCAGATTTCTCCGCAGGGAATTTGGAAAGACCGGCAGGGGGGAGGCAGGAAGTCAGGGTGCTTGCGGAACCAAGCAACCCGCTTAGGATCAATCGTCTTCGTCGCGAAGCTTCTCGGCACGTTCCTTCATTACTTTCTCTTGAATGAAGGATGGACAAGCTGTGTACTTCTCAAACTCCATTGAATATTGTGCCTTGCCGGCAGTCATCGAACGAAGTTCTGTCGCATAGCCGAACATCTCACTCAATGGCACTCCAGCAAGAATGACCGTTTCGTCTCCTTGCACCTCTGAACCATAAATGACGCCGCGTCGAGAACTCAAGTCTCCAATCACAGAGCCTTGGTAGTCACTTGGTGTCTCTACTTCGACCTTCATGATTGGCTCGAGAAGAATAGGCTGAGCCTTGTTAACCGCTTGCTTCATCGCTTGTCGTGAGGCGAGGCGATAGGCCAGGTCACTGGAGTCCACATCATGATATTTACCATCGGTCAGGGTGACTTTAATGTTCACCATCGGGAATGCTGCGAGAGGCCCCTTGATCATCACATCCTGAAAGCCCTTTTCACATGCGGGGATGTGTTCTGCGGGAATAGCACCGCCGAAGATGCTGTTGATAAATTCGAAGGGATCTTCACTGTTATCTGGAAGTGGCTCAATCTTTCCGCTAACACCAGCATACTGACCAGAACCACCAGTCTGCTTTTTGTGTAGATAGTCGAAGTTCGCTGCAGCCGTGATTGCTTCACGGTAGTTAACTTGAGGGGCTCCCACGATAACGTCAGCGTTGTATTCACGCTTCATCCGCTCAATGTAGATATCGAGGTGAAGCTCACCCATTCCAGAAATGATAGTTTCGCCAGATTCTTCATCTGAGGAAACTCGGAAGGTTGGATCTTCACGCATGAAGCGGGAGAGTGCCTTGCTCATGCGCATATGCGCATCGTTATCTTTGCCTTTGACAGCCAGTGAAATTACTGGATCAGGGACAAAAATAGACTCACAAGCGACTCGTGTATCTCCTCCACAGAAGGTGTCTCCAGAGGCACAATCCACACCTACCATCGCAACAATATCTCCAGCCTCGGCAACGTCAATATTCTCACGATCGTTGGAGTGCATACGCACCATCCGGCCAACTCGGAGTTTTCTTCCTGTACGTGAGTTGACAACCTGATCACCCTTACGCAGACGGCCCTGATAAATGCGGGTGTAAGTCAATTGACCAAACTGCTCTTCTGTCAGTTTGAATGCCATGGCGACAAGGTCTCTATCTGGATCACATTTCAACTCCACTTTTTCCTGCTCCTCATCACCCCCTTTGACGACGGTGGCCACATTGGCGGAAGCTTCCAGTGGGGATGGCAAGTAGGTGTTTACTGCGTCCAATAGTTTCTGCACACCTCGATTTTTGAAGGCTGAACCAAGATAGACTGGAACAAATTCAAGGCTGTTTACACCCTTCTTGATCGCTGCATGAATTGCCTCTTCCGTAATTTCTTTTTCTTCCAGCAGGTCTTCCATCATTTGCTCGTCAAACATCGAGACAGCTTCCAGCATTTCCTGGCGCTTCTCTTGAGCGTCATCAACCATGTCTGCAGGGATCTCTTCCTCACGCACAGTCTCGCCATTGTCTCCATCAAAGAAGCAGGCCTTCATGGTGACAAGGTCCACCACCCCATCATGATTCTCTTCCAGACCGATGGGGAGTTGCATGGCAACCGCGTTCAAGCCGAGGACATCGCGTATTCCCTGGATTCCTCTCCAAGGATTTGCACCCATCCGGTCCAACTTGTTGATGAAGGCTAATCTGGGTACCTTGTAGCGCTTCATCTGTCGGTCTACCGTGATGGACTGCGATTGCACACCAGAGACTCCACACAGCACAAGAATGGCACCATCTAAGACACGTAGCGAACGCTCTACTTCTACGGTAAAATCCACGTGTCCAGGAGTGTCAATGATGTTTATCTTCTTGTCTTGCCACTGCACTGTAGTGGCTGCAGAAGTGATAGTGATTCCTTTTTCGCGTTCGAGGTCCATGTGGTCCATCGTTGCGCCGGCACCACCACCGCGGACTTCCTCGATTTTGTGAATTCGCCCAGCATAGAAAAGAACGCGCTCTGTCAGAGTCGTCTTTCCGCTGTCGATGTGTGCCGAAATACCGATATTACGTGTATTCTGAAGAATTTTCTGAGATGCCGCATCCATAACAGTTATACTGGCTCGCGTGAGGTATGGGATTGGGCCATGACAGTTTTCCAACTTGGTTGGTCAGCAAATCGGGGGAAACACCAAGTATCGGCAGAGGGGAGAGACCGTGGTTGCAGCAGGTTTCTTCAGCGTCTGGCAGGGTCACTGATGCCCACTATGCTTGAGGGAAATGTCAAGTGGCTTGGAAAAATAACAATCTATCAAAATAACGAAACTCTCTGCTGCAAGCAAGCTTTTTGTCATCAGGAAGTCAAGACCTGAGCTTCTGTCCAAAAACCAATAAAATCGTAATCAGTAAGCTACCCGCTTCAAAACCCAGCAATTGAAGGGTGAAAGTGTCATCTGGTTGATCAAGCAGAATCCCGGCAATACGCCCTGCAGTGATTCCTCCATAACACGAAAGAAGTAGCCAAAGCCCAATTCCTGACCAGTTTGCCCGAAAACTTGTGACTACTAGAAAAATCCCCAAGGCGATTTCCAGGCCCCCGTAAACAGCCCGTAATTCAGCTAATCCAGCTGGGCTTTCGGGTACCAGACCAATCGCACTAGCCATGGTTGTGGGTTCAATCAGAAACCAAACTCCTAGACCAAAAAATGCGATTCCCTGAAGCAGTAGAAATCCTTGAGCCAACTTGGTCAGCATAGGTGAACTCATTGAAGGGTGTCGCGCCGTAGATCTTCACTAAGTGATTCCCGCAATTCTGAAGCAGGTAACTTTTGGAGTTCCTCTTGGAAATCATTTAGAAATCCGGCATAGAGTAGTCCTAGTTGCCCTTCCAAACGCTGCTTCGAGCGTTCATAGGCTCGTTGAAATCTTGGAAGCACCTTTGTGCGTTGTTGACGAAACTGGTCAGCAATTTCTTCCAATTCCTCAGGATCCAACATACGCTCTTTGGCTTCAGGGACTTGCTGCAAGGAGTTCCACTCTTCCTGCTCAAGTTCGCGCCGTTGCGCCGCTAGTCGATCTTCCCAGTCCTGTAACTTGCGCACGAGAACTTGTAGTTCCATTGGTTCGATAGAGTCAATAATTTCAATTAAAAACAGCAATC
Encoded proteins:
- the fusA gene encoding elongation factor G; translated protein: MDAASQKILQNTRNIGISAHIDSGKTTLTERVLFYAGRIHKIEEVRGGGAGATMDHMDLEREKGITITSAATTVQWQDKKINIIDTPGHVDFTVEVERSLRVLDGAILVLCGVSGVQSQSITVDRQMKRYKVPRLAFINKLDRMGANPWRGIQGIRDVLGLNAVAMQLPIGLEENHDGVVDLVTMKACFFDGDNGETVREEEIPADMVDDAQEKRQEMLEAVSMFDEQMMEDLLEEKEITEEAIHAAIKKGVNSLEFVPVYLGSAFKNRGVQKLLDAVNTYLPSPLEASANVATVVKGGDEEQEKVELKCDPDRDLVAMAFKLTEEQFGQLTYTRIYQGRLRKGDQVVNSRTGRKLRVGRMVRMHSNDRENIDVAEAGDIVAMVGVDCASGDTFCGGDTRVACESIFVPDPVISLAVKGKDNDAHMRMSKALSRFMREDPTFRVSSDEESGETIISGMGELHLDIYIERMKREYNADVIVGAPQVNYREAITAAANFDYLHKKQTGGSGQYAGVSGKIEPLPDNSEDPFEFINSIFGGAIPAEHIPACEKGFQDVMIKGPLAAFPMVNIKVTLTDGKYHDVDSSDLAYRLASRQAMKQAVNKAQPILLEPIMKVEVETPSDYQGSVIGDLSSRRGVIYGSEVQGDETVILAGVPLSEMFGYATELRSMTAGKAQYSMEFEKYTACPSFIQEKVMKERAEKLRDEDD
- a CDS encoding DUF4345 family protein — its product is MLTKLAQGFLLLQGIAFFGLGVWFLIEPTTMASAIGLVPESPAGLAELRAVYGGLEIALGIFLVVTSFRANWSGIGLWLLLSCYGGITAGRIAGILLDQPDDTFTLQLLGFEAGSLLITILLVFGQKLRS